The Budorcas taxicolor isolate Tak-1 chromosome 2, Takin1.1, whole genome shotgun sequence genome window below encodes:
- the PLA2G5 gene encoding phospholipase A2 group V, which translates to MKGLFMLAWLLACSVPAVPGSLLDLKSMIEKVTGKPALKSYGFYGCHCGWGGRGSPKDGTDWCCWKHDRCYAQLETQDCDVLTQAYRYRVAWGFVICEHGSRCQRQLCACDQEFVYCLKRNMRSYNPLYQYFPNFLCT; encoded by the exons ATGAAGGGCCTCTTCATGCTGGCTTGGCTCCTGGCTTGCA GTGTGCCTGCTGTCCCAGGGAGCTTGCTGGACCTGAAGTCGATGATTGAGAAGGTGACTGGAAAGCCCGCCCTGAAGAGCTATGGCTTCTACGGCTGTCACTGTGGCTGGGGGGGCCGCGGCTCCCCCAAGGATGGGACTGATTG GTGCTGTTGGAAGCATGACCGCTGCTACGCCCAGCTGGAGACACAAGACTGCGACGTCTTGACACAGGCCTACAGATACAGGGTTGCATGGGGCTTCGTCATCTGCG AACACGGGTCCCGCTGCCAGCGGCAGCTCTGCGCCTGCGATCAGGAATTCGTCTACTGCCTGAAAAGAAACATGAGGAGCTACAACCCTCTTTATCAGTACTTTCCCAACTTCCTCTGCACCTAG